In Acinetobacter sp. TGL-Y2, a genomic segment contains:
- a CDS encoding NUDIX hydrolase: MAFDDFYRMSSHAVIQNEFGQILLLKANYADASWGLPGGGLDHGETIHQALYRECFEELGCHVDIKYLSGAYFHANVNAHAFIFKCQLKPPYQIQLSLEHSAYAWFELDLLSEIQKIRVLDCLKHEGTVISRSF; the protein is encoded by the coding sequence ATGGCATTTGATGATTTTTATCGCATGAGTTCACATGCAGTCATCCAAAATGAATTTGGTCAGATTCTATTGCTTAAAGCCAATTATGCTGATGCCTCTTGGGGTTTACCGGGTGGTGGTTTGGATCATGGAGAAACCATTCATCAAGCCCTATACCGTGAATGCTTTGAGGAACTGGGTTGTCACGTAGACATTAAATATTTGTCTGGGGCTTATTTTCATGCAAATGTGAATGCGCATGCTTTTATCTTCAAATGTCAATTAAAACCGCCGTATCAGATTCAGCTGAGTCTTGAGCATTCAGCCTATGCATGGTTTGAACTTGATCTGCTTTCTGAAATACAAAAAATACGCGTGCTGGATTGTTTAAAGCATGAGGGCACTGTGATCAGCCGAAGTTTTTAG
- a CDS encoding IS630 transposase-related protein, protein MPKVYSVDLREKVMQFYEENNHKSYTCKTFKISRTTLDDWILLQNTTGELKQPKINAGRPTKIKDMDAFKHFIETTEFSQVKDLIPLFEQKFGYPILYSTLLKAIHRLGWTRKKRVFSISKPTK, encoded by the coding sequence ATGCCTAAAGTATATTCAGTGGATTTACGTGAAAAAGTCATGCAGTTTTATGAAGAAAATAATCACAAATCATATACATGTAAAACCTTTAAAATATCTAGAACCACTTTGGATGATTGGATTCTTCTTCAAAACACCACTGGAGAATTGAAACAGCCTAAAATCAATGCAGGTCGACCCACTAAAATCAAGGATATGGATGCTTTCAAACACTTTATTGAAACTACTGAATTTTCTCAAGTGAAAGATCTCATCCCTTTATTTGAACAAAAGTTTGGGTATCCAATCCTTTACTCAACCCTGTTAAAAGCCATTCATAGACTTGGTTGGACACGTAAAAAAAGAGTTTTCTCTATAAGCAAGCCGACAAAATAA
- a CDS encoding IS630 family transposase: protein MTRAVFNWFLPQWKEEFGEDQILYIDESGINTTDTAQYGWSKLGSRCAALKLGGHGKRLSIISAVRSNSAYQFLYPLIFQGSCDRAMFTGWLRYLLENLTKDNQDKTKRHLLILDNASIHKNGDIKKLAKDFNCRIMYLPAYSPDLNPIEKAWSVLKSKVKSIAVRFDKNIEEALDLGLKAM from the coding sequence ATAACAAGGGCTGTATTCAACTGGTTTCTTCCGCAATGGAAAGAGGAGTTTGGGGAAGATCAGATTCTTTATATTGATGAGTCTGGGATAAACACCACAGATACAGCGCAATATGGTTGGTCTAAACTAGGCAGTCGTTGCGCTGCTTTAAAATTGGGTGGTCATGGTAAAAGATTAAGTATCATCAGTGCTGTGAGGTCTAATTCAGCGTATCAGTTCCTTTACCCTTTGATTTTTCAAGGTTCATGCGATCGAGCAATGTTCACGGGATGGTTGAGATATCTACTTGAAAATTTAACCAAAGATAATCAAGATAAGACCAAAAGACATCTGCTGATTCTAGATAACGCTTCGATTCATAAGAACGGAGATATCAAAAAACTAGCCAAAGACTTTAACTGTAGAATCATGTACTTGCCTGCTTACAGTCCAGATTTAAATCCAATTGAAAAAGCATGGTCAGTGCTAAAATCCAAAGTTAAAAGTATCGCTGTCCGTTTTGACAAAAACATAGAAGAAGCGCTCGATTTAGGCTTGAAGGCAATGTAG
- a CDS encoding nuclear transport factor 2 family protein — translation MSIQIDGDPIAAKEVLAQVKIWDKVIIGHKVSDLVQQCANDVSMFDISTQQNGVEEYKSAWEKFSPYFIEGTQITRRDVKIYASEELAVMHCHSKVEHEALKGKLQMPWCRTTLCMQKRDNQWCVVHQHISIPVDLTTGKAIVLKDKPKLRLLT, via the coding sequence ATGTCTATTCAAATTGATGGCGATCCAATTGCGGCAAAAGAGGTTTTAGCGCAAGTCAAAATTTGGGACAAAGTTATTATTGGTCATAAGGTTTCAGACCTTGTCCAACAGTGCGCCAATGATGTGAGCATGTTTGACATCAGTACTCAGCAAAATGGTGTGGAGGAATATAAAAGTGCATGGGAAAAATTTAGTCCTTATTTTATAGAAGGCACACAAATCACTCGACGTGATGTAAAAATTTATGCCAGTGAAGAACTTGCTGTCATGCATTGTCATTCAAAAGTCGAACATGAAGCACTCAAAGGCAAACTTCAAATGCCTTGGTGTCGCACCACATTGTGTATGCAAAAACGAGACAATCAGTGGTGTGTTGTCCATCAACATATTTCAATACCAGTCGATCTGACTACAGGAAAAGCCATTGTGCTTAAAGATAAACCGAAATTAAGATTATTAACCTAA
- a CDS encoding zinc ribbon domain-containing protein YjdM, whose product MSLPGCPKCNSEYTYQDGELLICPECSHEWKEDEISEDTVIIKDANGNVLADGDTVTVIKDLKIKGSSSVVKVGTKAKNIRLLPDASDGHDIDCKVDGFGAMKLKSEYVKKA is encoded by the coding sequence ATGTCTTTGCCTGGTTGCCCAAAATGTAATTCAGAATATACCTACCAAGATGGTGAGCTGCTGATTTGCCCAGAATGTTCACATGAATGGAAAGAGGATGAAATCTCTGAAGATACCGTGATCATTAAAGATGCTAACGGCAACGTCCTCGCAGATGGTGATACGGTCACTGTGATCAAAGATTTGAAAATTAAAGGCTCATCTTCAGTGGTGAAAGTAGGTACGAAAGCCAAAAATATTCGTTTGCTGCCCGATGCTTCAGATGGTCATGACATTGACTGTAAAGTCGATGGCTTTGGCGCGATGAAGCTTAAATCTGAATACGTCAAAAAAGCATAA
- a CDS encoding ribonuclease E inhibitor RraB, with protein sequence MNRDFKLYPDDDNGNVLWQMAQDGDDLTEAHEIEYSIAFTSKEQAEKCALFLLQEEQKISLFIDEETDVAEWIVTIYVYMEPEYSDIVDLEEWFTKIANDHGGEYDGWGCMAYVYDDEDEDDSTATNAEFQS encoded by the coding sequence ATGAATCGTGACTTTAAACTGTATCCAGATGATGACAATGGCAATGTACTTTGGCAAATGGCGCAAGATGGTGACGACCTGACCGAAGCGCATGAGATCGAATACTCCATTGCCTTTACCAGCAAAGAGCAAGCTGAAAAATGTGCACTGTTTTTACTCCAAGAAGAACAAAAAATCAGTTTGTTTATCGATGAAGAAACGGATGTTGCAGAATGGATTGTGACCATTTACGTGTATATGGAACCTGAGTATTCAGACATTGTAGATCTAGAAGAATGGTTCACCAAAATCGCCAATGATCATGGCGGTGAGTATGATGGTTGGGGATGTATGGCCTATGTCTATGATGATGAAGACGAAGATGATTCGACCGCTACAAATGCAGAGTTTCAAAGTTAA
- a CDS encoding pseudouridine synthase, giving the protein MARNGNFVYMPQQEPLKIIYEDEDLVVIDKPAGLLSVPGRLPEHQDSAYLRVLAEFPEAKITHRLDMATSGILMFAKHRDAEVAVSKMFQARSVHKNYIALVQGHLKGEGRVEVPLITDWENRPRQMVHFELGKPAQTLYQGQSYDEDQDITRVLLTPITGRSHQLRVHMQYIRHPIIGDQFYHPDYRQSALKRMALHASDLAFKQPLSGIDVAIKAPVPF; this is encoded by the coding sequence ATGGCTCGAAACGGTAATTTTGTCTATATGCCTCAGCAAGAACCACTCAAAATAATCTATGAAGATGAGGATTTGGTGGTGATTGATAAACCTGCAGGATTATTGTCTGTACCTGGACGTTTACCTGAACATCAAGACAGTGCCTATTTAAGAGTGTTGGCAGAATTTCCTGAGGCAAAAATCACGCATCGTTTAGATATGGCGACGTCCGGCATTTTGATGTTTGCCAAGCACCGCGATGCAGAAGTTGCGGTGAGTAAAATGTTCCAAGCGCGCAGCGTCCATAAAAACTATATTGCGTTGGTACAAGGTCATTTAAAAGGCGAAGGACGTGTAGAAGTACCCTTAATTACCGATTGGGAAAATCGCCCGCGTCAAATGGTACATTTTGAACTGGGTAAACCCGCGCAGACGCTTTATCAAGGGCAGTCTTATGATGAAGATCAGGATATTACGCGGGTATTATTGACACCTATCACCGGACGTTCACATCAGCTGCGTGTACATATGCAATATATTCGGCATCCGATCATAGGAGATCAGTTTTATCATCCTGATTATCGCCAGTCAGCATTAAAACGGATGGCATTGCATGCCAGTGATTTGGCATTTAAGCAGCCACTCAGCGGAATTGATGTTGCAATAAAAGCGCCTGTGCCTTTTTAA
- a CDS encoding DUF4126 domain-containing protein yields the protein METILGLCIGIGLSAACGFRVFVPLLVMSVASLMGWFEPMTGFEWLAMPSVCIALGIATFFEIGAYYVPWVDNLLDTIATPAALVAGTLTTMAVSTGEMSQFAGWASALIVGGGTATAVQMSTVAVRGLSTATTGGLANPVVSTGEWVSALVISILSFIVPVLVVIVFVIALIWVVRWISRRKRENTQTDPI from the coding sequence ATGGAAACAATCTTAGGTTTATGTATTGGCATTGGACTTAGCGCAGCATGTGGATTTCGCGTATTTGTACCCTTACTGGTCATGAGTGTGGCATCTCTCATGGGGTGGTTCGAACCGATGACAGGTTTTGAATGGCTCGCGATGCCATCGGTATGTATTGCACTGGGTATTGCCACATTCTTTGAAATAGGTGCTTACTATGTCCCTTGGGTGGATAACTTGCTCGACACCATTGCCACACCTGCGGCATTGGTGGCAGGGACACTTACTACCATGGCGGTCAGCACAGGGGAAATGTCACAGTTTGCTGGTTGGGCATCTGCACTGATTGTCGGTGGTGGAACAGCAACAGCGGTGCAAATGAGTACGGTGGCAGTGCGTGGACTGTCTACCGCAACCACAGGCGGACTTGCAAACCCTGTGGTGTCTACAGGGGAATGGGTCAGTGCATTGGTCATCTCGATTTTATCGTTCATCGTACCCGTGTTGGTGGTCATCGTCTTTGTGATTGCTTTAATTTGGGTGGTACGCTGGATTAGCCGAAGAAAACGTGAAAATACTCAGACGGATCCTATTTAG
- a CDS encoding zinc ribbon-containing protein — protein MSKTTRRTKMVIAGSKPGTGFYFCVQCGHRAYLEIGTDRLPPCTKCQGNQFNNKNV, from the coding sequence ATTTCTAAAACAACACGGAGAACGAAAATGGTTATAGCTGGCTCTAAACCTGGAACAGGCTTCTATTTTTGCGTTCAGTGCGGTCACCGCGCTTACTTAGAAATTGGTACAGACCGTTTACCCCCGTGTACCAAATGCCAAGGCAATCAATTTAACAATAAGAATGTCTAA
- a CDS encoding antitoxin: MPKEFRFEGKEVEIFRRGDEIILREKPIIVDHLFKVLSQMPDDSYEETTVDETTQ, translated from the coding sequence TTGCCTAAAGAATTTCGCTTTGAAGGCAAGGAAGTCGAAATCTTTCGTCGTGGTGATGAGATCATACTGCGAGAAAAACCAATCATAGTAGATCATCTATTTAAAGTTTTGTCACAAATGCCAGACGACTCTTATGAAGAAACAACAGTAGATGAAACAACACAATAA
- the acnD gene encoding Fe/S-dependent 2-methylisocitrate dehydratase AcnD — MNNNYRKPLQGTQLEYYDVRQAVEDIQPGAYATLPYTSKVLAEQLVRRCDPAILEQSLRELIFNNQDHDFPWYPARVVCHDILGQTALVDLAGLRDAIAEQGGDPSKVNPVVPTQLIVDHSLAVEFGGFDPDAFEKNRAIEDRRNEDRFHFIEWTKTAFENVDVIPAGNGIMHQINLEKMSPVIQNRGGLAYPDTCVGTDSHTPHTDALGVISIGVGGLEAENVMLGRASWMRLPDIIGVEFVGQRKTGITATDIVLALTEFLRKERVVGAYLEFFGEGADSMSVGDRATISNMTPEYGATAAMFYIDQNTIDYLTLTGREPEQVKLVETYAKEIGLWASSMTQAKYPRVLHFDLSSVTRNIAGPSNPHARVSTSDLKAKGIAGNLDAARAQEAEGLMPDGAIIIAAITSCTNTSNPRNTVAAGLLARKANELGLIRKPWVKSSFAPGSKAAALYLEEAGVLKDLEQLGFGIVGYACTTCNGMSGALDPVIQQEIIDRDLYATAVLSGNRNFDGRIHPYAKQAFLASPPLVVAYAIAGTIRFDIETDSLGNDKDGNPIYLKDIWPSDEEIDALVKVAVKPEQFKKIYIPMFDLGVNAKSESPLYDWRPQSTYIRRPPYWEGALAAPRTLANMRPLAILGDNITTDHLSPSNAIVLDSASGEYLKKMGLPEEDFNSYATHRGDHLTTQRATFANPKLFNEMVVRSDGTIKQGSKARVEPEGEVMRMWEAIETYMNRKQPLIIIAGKDYGQGSSRDWAAKGVRLAGVEAIVAEGFERIHRTNLVGMGVLPLEFKAGIDRKTLKLDGTELYSVIGNIAPRSTLTLVVERSTADGQNEILEIPVTCRLDTEEEVHVYEAGGVLQRFAQDFLEGNVA, encoded by the coding sequence ATGAATAACAATTACCGTAAACCGTTGCAAGGCACCCAGCTCGAATACTATGACGTGCGTCAAGCCGTTGAAGATATCCAGCCAGGCGCATATGCAACCTTACCCTATACGTCCAAAGTCTTGGCTGAGCAATTGGTACGCCGTTGTGATCCTGCGATTTTAGAGCAATCTTTAAGAGAACTGATTTTTAATAACCAAGACCATGATTTTCCATGGTATCCCGCACGTGTGGTCTGTCATGACATTCTAGGTCAAACCGCACTAGTCGACCTTGCAGGTTTACGTGATGCGATTGCAGAGCAGGGCGGTGACCCATCCAAAGTCAATCCTGTGGTTCCTACTCAGTTGATCGTCGATCACTCGCTAGCAGTCGAGTTCGGTGGTTTTGACCCCGATGCATTTGAGAAAAACCGTGCGATTGAAGACCGTCGTAATGAAGACCGTTTCCATTTTATTGAATGGACCAAAACTGCTTTTGAAAATGTCGATGTGATTCCTGCGGGTAACGGCATCATGCACCAGATCAACTTGGAGAAAATGTCTCCAGTGATTCAAAACCGTGGTGGTTTGGCGTATCCAGATACCTGTGTGGGGACAGATTCACATACACCGCATACTGATGCGTTGGGTGTGATTTCGATTGGAGTCGGCGGTTTAGAAGCTGAAAACGTGATGCTGGGTCGTGCTTCTTGGATGCGTCTACCTGACATTATTGGTGTGGAATTCGTCGGTCAGCGTAAGACTGGCATTACCGCAACCGATATCGTGTTGGCTTTAACCGAGTTCTTGCGTAAAGAACGTGTCGTGGGGGCATATTTAGAATTCTTTGGTGAAGGTGCAGACAGCATGTCAGTCGGTGACCGTGCCACGATCTCGAACATGACACCGGAGTACGGCGCAACGGCTGCGATGTTCTACATCGACCAAAACACCATTGATTATTTAACGCTGACTGGTCGTGAGCCTGAGCAAGTCAAACTTGTTGAAACGTATGCTAAAGAAATTGGTCTTTGGGCGTCAAGCATGACACAAGCGAAATACCCACGTGTACTTCATTTTGATTTATCGAGCGTAACACGTAACATTGCAGGGCCATCGAATCCACATGCACGTGTATCAACATCCGACTTAAAAGCCAAAGGCATTGCAGGTAACTTGGATGCTGCTCGTGCGCAAGAAGCTGAAGGCTTAATGCCAGATGGTGCCATCATTATTGCAGCCATTACTTCGTGTACCAATACCTCTAACCCACGTAATACGGTTGCAGCAGGTTTGCTTGCTCGTAAAGCCAATGAACTGGGTTTAATACGTAAACCTTGGGTAAAATCATCGTTTGCACCGGGGTCTAAAGCAGCTGCGCTTTACTTAGAAGAAGCAGGCGTGTTGAAAGATTTAGAACAGCTCGGTTTTGGGATCGTGGGCTATGCTTGTACCACCTGTAACGGGATGTCGGGTGCTTTAGATCCAGTCATTCAGCAAGAAATTATTGATCGTGATTTGTATGCGACTGCGGTACTTTCGGGTAACCGTAACTTCGATGGTCGTATCCATCCTTATGCAAAACAAGCGTTCTTGGCTTCACCGCCATTGGTTGTGGCTTATGCGATTGCGGGTACGATTCGCTTTGATATCGAAACGGATTCACTAGGAAACGATAAAGACGGTAATCCAATTTACTTAAAAGACATTTGGCCGTCGGATGAAGAAATTGATGCATTGGTGAAGGTTGCGGTTAAGCCTGAGCAATTCAAAAAAATCTACATCCCAATGTTTGATTTGGGCGTGAATGCCAAATCTGAAAGTCCGCTTTACGACTGGCGTCCGCAAAGTACTTATATCCGTCGTCCGCCGTATTGGGAAGGTGCACTTGCAGCACCACGTACACTCGCCAATATGCGTCCACTTGCGATTTTAGGTGATAACATCACCACAGATCATTTATCTCCATCGAATGCGATTGTGCTCGACAGTGCTTCGGGTGAATATTTGAAGAAAATGGGCTTGCCTGAAGAAGACTTTAACTCATATGCAACGCACCGTGGCGACCATTTAACCACGCAACGTGCGACATTTGCCAACCCGAAACTGTTTAATGAAATGGTAGTCCGTTCTGATGGTACGATCAAACAAGGTTCGAAAGCGCGTGTAGAGCCTGAAGGCGAAGTGATGCGTATGTGGGAAGCGATTGAAACTTATATGAACCGTAAGCAACCACTGATCATCATTGCAGGTAAAGACTACGGTCAGGGTTCTAGCCGTGACTGGGCTGCGAAAGGTGTGCGTCTTGCAGGAGTTGAGGCGATTGTGGCAGAAGGCTTTGAGCGTATTCACCGTACTAACTTGGTCGGTATGGGCGTGTTACCGCTTGAGTTTAAAGCGGGTATTGACCGTAAAACCTTGAAGTTGGATGGTACTGAGCTGTATAGCGTGATTGGGAACATTGCACCGCGTTCGACCTTGACTTTGGTGGTTGAGCGTTCAACGGCGGATGGTCAAAATGAAATCTTAGAGATTCCTGTGACCTGTCGTTTGGATACCGAAGAAGAAGTGCATGTGTATGAAGCGGGTGGGGTATTGCAACGCTTTGCACAGGATTTCTTGGAAGGGAATGTGGCTTGA
- a CDS encoding YgfZ/GcvT domain-containing protein: MSQEILGFAQFTLIGVDAQKFLQGQVTLHVERLAENLTRYTAICDLKGRIHFGLWLTKINPEHFEIVTTQDQAEEFAKHIKKFGAFSKMKLEETGQVYPTVQDGTTTFSAETTDLDAWQVQAIQNGQAYIDQAIEHVFQPQELRLHQREGVHYDKGCYLGQEVIARLWFKAKPKAWLHVIQGTGAVPVEAEQLHKSVQVVNSAAFENGYVALVVARPDALAELDVRVLDLPEYLNGDVARPQ; this comes from the coding sequence ATGTCTCAAGAGATACTTGGTTTTGCTCAGTTCACTTTAATTGGTGTAGATGCGCAAAAATTCCTTCAAGGTCAAGTGACCTTACATGTTGAACGCCTTGCAGAAAATCTCACCCGCTATACCGCGATCTGTGATTTAAAAGGTCGTATTCACTTTGGTTTATGGCTGACCAAAATCAATCCTGAACATTTTGAAATTGTGACCACACAAGATCAAGCAGAAGAATTTGCTAAACACATTAAGAAATTTGGTGCATTTTCAAAAATGAAGCTTGAAGAAACTGGTCAGGTTTACCCTACTGTTCAAGATGGCACGACCACTTTCTCAGCGGAAACAACCGATCTTGACGCATGGCAAGTTCAAGCCATTCAAAACGGGCAAGCCTATATAGATCAAGCCATTGAGCATGTGTTTCAACCACAAGAACTACGCCTACATCAACGTGAAGGCGTTCACTATGACAAGGGCTGTTATTTGGGTCAGGAAGTCATTGCACGTTTATGGTTTAAAGCAAAGCCAAAAGCGTGGTTGCATGTGATTCAGGGCACTGGCGCAGTTCCTGTAGAAGCGGAACAATTGCATAAAAGCGTGCAAGTGGTAAACAGTGCAGCATTTGAAAATGGTTATGTGGCACTGGTGGTTGCACGTCCTGATGCATTAGCTGAACTTGATGTTAGAGTTTTGGATTTACCTGAATATTTAAATGGTGATGTGGCGAGACCGCAATAA
- a CDS encoding PQQ-dependent sugar dehydrogenase, which yields MAVLAEQPDLVPHQINLKNGKRFSLNLPANYDIIPAAEGLKRVRFFTKAPDGRMFVTDMHDLTDNKKGIVYSLDEWNAETGKFGKITPYMVDLKNPNSVQFYTDSNGQDWLYMAETHQLTRRKFTRGEIKPTTQVEVLVNFPDYGLSYKYGGWHLTRTIAVGGNGKIYVSVGSSCNACVEKEKIRATVLEMNPDGSEQKIYATGLRNAVGLKWIGKFLFATNQGSDHLGKNKPDETFYALKRDADYGWPSCYSTNGKVYADQKFKRASRCKNVPSPYAYFSSHSSALGFDYFDDPNTDDTIKNAFLVALHGSTDESIGHGYKIVIMRKGQKLETFMDGFLVGKKVNGRPADIYRIDANSFYFSDDRSGVVYYVRKKNSS from the coding sequence ATGGCCGTTTTAGCTGAACAGCCAGATCTTGTTCCTCATCAAATCAACTTGAAAAATGGCAAGCGCTTTTCTTTAAACCTTCCAGCAAATTACGACATCATTCCTGCGGCTGAGGGTTTAAAACGCGTTCGTTTTTTTACCAAAGCGCCCGATGGTAGAATGTTTGTCACGGATATGCACGATTTGACCGACAATAAAAAAGGCATCGTTTATAGTTTGGATGAATGGAATGCTGAAACTGGGAAATTCGGCAAAATAACTCCTTATATGGTGGATTTGAAAAATCCAAATTCAGTCCAATTTTATACCGACTCGAATGGGCAAGATTGGTTATATATGGCTGAAACTCATCAGTTAACCCGGCGAAAATTTACCCGTGGCGAAATCAAACCAACGACTCAGGTCGAAGTTTTAGTGAATTTTCCTGATTATGGCTTAAGTTATAAATATGGTGGTTGGCATTTAACACGAACCATTGCAGTTGGTGGAAATGGAAAAATTTATGTGTCCGTGGGTTCAAGCTGTAATGCATGTGTGGAGAAAGAAAAGATTCGAGCGACAGTGTTAGAGATGAACCCTGATGGTTCTGAACAAAAGATTTACGCCACAGGGTTACGAAATGCCGTTGGTTTGAAGTGGATTGGGAAATTTTTATTTGCCACCAATCAAGGTTCAGATCATTTAGGTAAAAATAAACCTGATGAGACTTTTTATGCACTGAAACGTGATGCTGATTATGGTTGGCCATCTTGTTATTCAACCAATGGTAAGGTTTATGCAGACCAGAAGTTTAAACGTGCCTCACGGTGTAAAAATGTACCATCACCTTATGCTTATTTTTCATCGCATTCATCTGCACTAGGTTTTGATTATTTTGATGATCCAAACACAGACGACACAATCAAAAATGCTTTTTTAGTCGCTTTGCATGGTTCAACCGATGAGTCGATTGGTCATGGTTACAAAATTGTGATTATGCGCAAAGGGCAAAAATTAGAAACCTTTATGGATGGTTTTTTAGTCGGTAAAAAAGTGAATGGACGACCTGCAGACATTTACCGTATTGATGCAAATTCCTTTTATTTTTCAGATGATAGAAGTGGTGTGGTTTATTATGTCAGAAAGAAAAATTCTTCCTGA